The Vicinamibacterales bacterium genome includes the window TGGGCATTCTGATCTTGCGAATGGCCTCGCGGCTGGGGCCTTCGATCATCACGGCGCGATGCTCGCCCACCGTGTAGGGCTGCTGGAGGAACGTCCCCCTCGGCCCGGGGCCTCATGCCTCCGGCTTCAATGTGACCAGCGTGTAGCGATCCATCGGGAAGTACTTCTGGAACATCGTCTTGATGATGTCCGGCGTCAGCGATTCGGTGCGTTCGAGGCGCTTGTTGATGCGGCCCGGGTCCCAGCCGAACATGTGGACCGTCTGCATGGAGCCCATCCAGTAGGCGTTCTGCTTGGCGTTGGTCTCGAGGTCCCGCCGCTCCAGCTCCTTCACCTTGTTCACGTCGTCCACGGAGGGACCTTCGGCCTTGAGGCGCTCGATCTCTTTCAGCGAGGCGGTCACCAGCTTGTCCAGGTTCTCCGGCGAGCTGCCAAACTGGATCACCATGGCGCCGTAGCCCTTGAGGGGCGGTGAATTATTGAAGCCGACCGAGACGCCGTAGGTGCCGCCGAGCTCTTCACGCAGGATCTCGCGGAGGCGAATGCTTAACACCTGCGAGGCGGCCCGGGCGCGGTGCATCTCGAACTCGTCGAAGCCGGGGTCGGCGAAGAACGACAGCACGGTCTGGCTTGCCGGCTCCTTCCCCTTCCTCACCTCTTCCTTGACGACGCCGGCCGGGAACTTGACGCCCATGTCGCGGAACGCGGAGGTCTTCTTGCCCTGCGACGGCAGCGTCGCCACCCACTTCTCGAGCAGCGGCGTGATCTCGTCCACGGTGAACGCGCCGACGAAGAAGTAAGTGAAGTCGGCGGCGTTGGCGAAGCGCGCGCTGTAAAACGTCTTCATGGTGTCGAGGTTGAGCGCCGGAATGTCGGCCATCGTCAGCGCCGCGGCGCTGTAGTGGTTTGACGAGTTGACCTGCTCGACCTTTTCGCCGAACACCGCCCGCGGGTTCTGGTCGCGGTTCTGCAGCGACCCGGCGAGCCGGCGCTTGATCAGCTCCAGCACGTCGGGCGTCATGTTGGGCGCGGTGTGCGACAGGTAGTTGAGCTGCAGGGCCGTCTCGAGGTCACGCGGCGTGGCGGAGCCGCTGACGCCCTGCGTGTATTCCGAAATGCTCGGGGAGGCCTGCGCGATCTTTCCCGACAGCATCTTGCTCAGGTCAACCGGGCTGAGGCCGCCGAGCCCACCGACACCGACCATGGCGGTGGCGAGGCTGGCGCTCTTGAAGTCGGCGGGGCTGGCGAGCGAGACGCCGCCGGGCGCGTAGGCCGTGAACATGATCTGATCGTTCTTGAAGTCGGTGGGCTTGAGCCACACCTCGACGCCGTTTGACAGCGTCAGCACGGTGGCGCCGATTTCCGGCACCGTCCGGCGCGAGGCGACCTTGCCGGCGGGCGGGACCTTCTCGACCAGCGCGCGTCCCGACGTGGCGTCGGCCCACCGCTCGACCGGCGCCGCGCTGGCGCGGGCAATGGCGGCCTTCAACATGTCGGCGGTCGGTGGCGGCGTGTCTTTCTTCTCCGGCGCGACGCCGAGCACGACGCGGTTCTCGTCGGTGATCAGCCCCTTGGCCAGCGCCGAGGCTTCCGCCGCCGTCACCGTCGGCAGATACGTGGACGCGATCTGGTACTCGAATTCGATGCCGGGAATGGGTTCCTGTTCGAGAAAGTGCCGGACGTACTCGTTGGCGTAG containing:
- a CDS encoding insulinase family protein, yielding MNRLSSAVVALVLLVVALVAVPRAQSAAPQGPAIPPALALDRPLPVDPAVREGRLPNGLRYFIRQNNRPEKRVSMRLAVDVGALQEDDDQRGLAHFIEHMAFNGTQNFKPGELVSFLESIGARFGPHVNASTSFDETIYMLDIPTDRPGYVDRGMLVLHDFAAGLSLLPEEVEKERGVVLEEWRGRLGAGSRLTDKQLPIIFQGSRYADRLPIGLPEVLRTAPRERLLAFYQKWYRPDHMAVVVVGDLPAAEAEQLVQKHFGVIPAATGTASSVNASVPGHKDTLISMSTDPEAQGWSVSMAFKDKVEIDNTVRGYRKSLVEQLVSQMLNLRLAEISRRPNAPFLGAQAGGSNIGRTLELFEIEAAVPEGQITEGLAALMLEAKRLQQYGFSDDELNRAKAALLAGYERAYKERGTSESPGYANEYVRHFLEQEPIPGIEFEYQIASTYLPTVTAAEASALAKGLITDENRVVLGVAPEKKDTPPPTADMLKAAIARASAAPVERWADATSGRALVEKVPPAGKVASRRTVPEIGATVLTLSNGVEVWLKPTDFKNDQIMFTAYAPGGVSLASPADFKSASLATAMVGVGGLGGLSPVDLSKMLSGKIAQASPSISEYTQGVSGSATPRDLETALQLNYLSHTAPNMTPDVLELIKRRLAGSLQNRDQNPRAVFGEKVEQVNSSNHYSAAALTMADIPALNLDTMKTFYSARFANAADFTYFFVGAFTVDEITPLLEKWVATLPSQGKKTSAFRDMGVKFPAGVVKEEVRKGKEPASQTVLSFFADPGFDEFEMHRARAASQVLSIRLREILREELGGTYGVSVGFNNSPPLKGYGAMVIQFGSSPENLDKLVTASLKEIERLKAEGPSVDDVNKVKELERRDLETNAKQNAYWMGSMQTVHMFGWDPGRINKRLERTESLTPDIIKTMFQKYFPMDRYTLVTLKPEA